The following coding sequences are from one Nicotiana tomentosiformis chromosome 3, ASM39032v3, whole genome shotgun sequence window:
- the LOC108945584 gene encoding uncharacterized protein, which yields MSGVEFEGTVDPTDVEQWLERIERWVSVPNAKAKPSVLTWDDFFKELRMKYVPPAYRDAKKKEFLDLKQRKASGACFNCGSFDHKVKDCPNPNLISSPCTKGLSLLLKGIEVRNLEITKREVLVELIKPVDQELQHELMLRDRGMTKMGQTWSLVVCTQIYRGCPFMIQNLGFHAALIEMPFQDYDVIIRMDWLHRYHAVVVCRSKRVTFKAPTFSHIVIQGERSLTSNIISTIVVRKMISQGCEAYISHIVDTHLESPRLKDIPVVCEFCDVFPENLSGLPWKEKLNFL from the exons atgagtGGAGTTGAGTTTGAAGGAACTGTTGATCCTACTGATGTTGAACAATGGCTTGAGCGCATAGAGAGA TGGGTAAGTGTACCAAATGCTAAAGCAAAACCTTCGGTGCTTACTTGGGATGATTTTTTCAAAGAATTACGCATGAAGTATGTCCCACCTGCTTATCGTGATGCAAAGAAAAAGGAGTTTCTGGATTTAAAGCAAAG GAAAGCTTCTGGTGCTTGTTTTAATTGTGGGAGCTTCGATCACAAAGTGAAGGATTGTCCTAATCCTAACCTTATTTCTTCTCCGTGTACTAAAGGTTTATCGCTCCTTCTTAAGGGAATAGAGGTTCGAAATCTAGAAATAACCAAGCGGGAGGTGCTAGTGGAGCTAATCAAGCCAGTGGATCAAGAGCTACAGCACGAGCTTATGCTACGAGATAGAGGGATGACCAAGATGGGGCAGACGTGGTCTTTG GTTGTTTGTACTCAGATCTATCGAGGCTGTCCCTTCATGATTCAGAATCTAGGCTTCCATGCTGCTTTGATTGAAATGCCTTTCCAAGACTATGATGTCATCATCCGTATGGATTGGCTTCATAGATACCATGCAGTAGTTGTTTGTAGATCAAAGCGTGTGACCTTTAAAGCTCCTACATTTTCACACATTGTTATTCAAGGTGAAAGATCATTGACATCTAATATTATTTCTACAATTGTGGTAAGAAAGATGATTAGTCAAGGTTGTGAAGCTTATATTTCCCATATAGTTGATACACACCTAGAAAGTCCAAGGCTTAAAGATATACCAGTTGTATGTGAATTTTGTGATGTTTTCCCTGAAAATCTTTCTGGGTTGCCCTGGAAAGAGAAGTTGAATTTCCTATAG